A genome region from Bemisia tabaci chromosome 3, PGI_BMITA_v3 includes the following:
- the LOC109043872 gene encoding cytochrome P450 6g1, with product MDFLEPLSSLPALLYVPLLVGSLCLVFNYLVYSRRVAEWRKSKIPFLEPSFLIGHKYFWSVGSNSAVVPIDRIYRENKDKDLVAFFIATMPVVLVRSPALIKQIFAKQFDKAFETGLAASHNDKIAQHTLTQSTDKDVWKSDRNKLSPMFATARFSGERFAKIRTQITRMWTHVGEAHLQGRPINMKQVALNFSFDSMFNSFIDLDTNSYEKKEELLTLSESLFEPGWCRLLSFFAQTRLKEIPALEAFKFIPQTFIDSLRSVLQKQMYQRRLDGNNKNDLIDLLIGLNDQDQDKKVNSEMDVTNEMIGLALSILSGGIPGMRSIVTLASSTVHILSLHSEHQERIRQEVEEVMKKHNATEFTYEVVRDLQFLEQCLRETARLYPNNVALMRVCTEDFMIADHSFKKGERFMVSPYSVHRDPAYFENPNEFDPDRFSPRNRDNRVVDAFLGFGKGPRKCPGNNVGFLLLSALVGSLVHKYQVRPHSHMKQMDAYDFHARTAFTVHKDDVLVDVVPREVRAY from the exons ATGGATTTCTTAGAGCCGCTATCCTCCCTGCCGGCCCTGCTGTACGTGCCCCTGTTGGTAGGCTCCCTGTGCTTGGTGTTCAACTACCTGGTGTACTCGCGGCGCGTGGCGGAGTGGCGCAAGTCGAAGATCCCTTTTCTGGAGCCGAGCTTCTTGATCGGGCACAAGTACTTCTGGAGCGTGGGCAGCAACTCCGCCGTCGTCCCTATCGACCGCATCTACCGGGAGAATAAGGACAAGGACCTCGTCGCTTTCTTCATCGCCACCATGCCTGTCGTCCTCGTCCGGAGCCCGGCACTCATCAAACAG ATATTTGCAAAACAATTCGATAAAGCGTTCGAAACTGGATTGGCAGCATCGCACAATGACAAGATCGCTCAGCACACGCTGACCCAGAGTACTGACAAAGATGTGTGGAAATCCGACCGAAACAAGCTCTCACCCATGTTTGCCACAGCAAGGTTCAGTGGTGAGCGATTCGCCAAGATCAGGACCCAGATCACCCGCATGTGGACCCACGTCGGGGAGGCCCACCTCCAAGGGAGGCCAATCAACATGAAGCAG GTGGCTCTAAATTTCTCCTTCGATAGCATGTTCAACAGCTTTATAGACCTGGACACTAACTCGTatgaaaagaaagaggaacTTCTCACACTTTCTGAAAGTCTCTTTGAGCCGGGGTGGTGTAGACTACTGAGCTTCTTTGCTCAGACGCGCCTCAAAGAAATTCCAGCCTTAGAGGCGTTCA AGTTCATTCCTCAGACATTCATTGATTCGCTGAGGAGTGTACTTCAGAAGCAAATGTATCAGAGACGTCTGGatggaaacaataaaaatgacCTCATCGATCTCCTCATTGGGCTTAACGATCAAGACCAagacaaaaaagtaaattcag agatggACGTCACGAATGAAATGATCGGTCTTGCATTATCCATACTTTCCGGAGGAATACcag ggatgcgCTCAATTGTCACCCTAGCGAGTTCTACCGTGCACATACTGTCTCTACACTCGGAGCACCAAGAGCGAATAAGACAAGAGGTGGAAGAGGTCATGAAAAAGCACAACGCCACAGAATTCACTTACGAGGTTGTTCGGGATCTTCAATTCCTTGAACAGTGTCTCCGCG AAACTGCACGTTTGTACCCGAATAACGTAGCACTGATGAGGGTATGCACAGAGGATTTTATGATAGCCGACCATTCTTTCAAAAAAGGCGAGCGTTTTATGGTCAGCCCTTACTCCGTCCACCGTGATCCTGCATACTTCGAGAACCCGAATGAATTCGACCCAGATCGCTTCAGTCCGAGGAACAGGGACAACCGCGTCGTCGATGCTTTCCTTGGCTTTGGCAAAGGACCTCGAAAATGTCCAG GTAACAACGTTGGTTTTCTATTGCTTTCGGCTCTGGTCGGCTCTCTAGTGCACAAGTACCAAGTGAGACCACATTCACACATGAAACAAATGGACGCCTATGACTTCCATGCGAGGACCGCCTTCACCGTGCACAAAGATGATGTCCTTGTTGATGTCGTACCTCGAGAGGTTCGCGCATACTAA
- the LOC109043870 gene encoding LOW QUALITY PROTEIN: cytochrome P450 6k1 (The sequence of the model RefSeq protein was modified relative to this genomic sequence to represent the inferred CDS: substituted 2 bases at 2 genomic stop codons), which translates to MDFSEPLSSLSPLLCVPLLAGSLCLVFNYLVYSRRVAEWRKWKIPFLEPSFLIGHKYFWSVGSNSAVVPIDRIYRENKDKDLVAFFIATMPVVLVRSPALIKQIFAKNFDGAFKTGFAASKNDEIEQHMLYRSADKGVWKADKNALSPMFATASFSGERFAKISNQIACMWTYVEETRLQGKPINTKEVAMNFVQDSIANGFFNLDANSYEAEGELHKLFESFVEPGWRKLMSVFLRMYLQGIPTLESMEFITQEHVESMKSLLRKQLVQRGKAGDNKNDFVDLLIRLKEQKQDRNKLDPEMDITKEMIGLGFSLLXGANDTVSVDTLASFTMHLLSLHPECQERIRQEVDAVMKKHNTTEFTYEVVRDLHFLDQCLQETARLYPSVCALTRVCTENLTLPGTDYTFKKGERIIVDPYSIHRDPEYFGNPDTFDPDRFSPENRDSKSIDAFLGFGKGPRKCPGYKVGFLMAXTLIGSLVHKYEVRSRSHTKQMDAYDFHPLSFAIVLKDDVLVDVVPREVLAN; encoded by the exons ATGGATTTCTCAGAGCCGCTCTCCTCACTATCGCCTCTGCTGTGCGTGCCCCTATTGGCAGGATCCCTTTGCTTGGTGTTCAACTACCTGGTGTACTCGCGGCGCGTGGCTGAGTGGCGCAAGTGGAAGATCCCTTTTCTGGAGCCGAGCTTCTTGATCGGGCACAAGTACTTTTGGAGCGTGGGCAGCAACTCCGCCGTCGTCCCCATCGACCGCATCTACCGGGAGAATAAGGACAAGGACCTCGTCGCTTTCTTCATCGCCACCATGCCTGTCGTCCTCGTCCGGAGCCCGGCACTCATCAAACAG atATTCGCGAAAAATTTCGACGGAGCATTCAAAACTGGGTTTGCGGCATCGAAGAACGATGAGATCGAGCAGCATATGCTGTACCGATCCGCGGATAAAGGCGTGTGGAAAGCCGACAAAAACGCACTCTCACCCATGTTCGCCACGGCAAGTTTCAGCGGTGAGAGATTTGCCAAGATCAGCAACCAGATCGCCTGCATGTGGACCTACGTTGAGGAAACTCGCCTTCAGGGAAAGCCCATTAACACCAAAGAG GTGGCAATGAACTTTGTCCAGGACAGCATTGCCAAcggttttttcaatttggacGCCAATTCATATGAAGCAGAGGGAGAACTTCATAAGCTCTTTGAGAGTTTTGTTGAACCGGGGTGGAGGAAACTAATGAGCGTATTTCTTCGGATGTATCTCCAAGGAATCCCAACTTTGGAGTCGATGGAGTTCATCACTCAGGAGCACGTCGAATCGATGAAAAGTTTACTTCGAAAGCAATTGGTGCAGCGCGGCAAGGCCGGAGACAATAAAAATGACTTCGTCGACCTCCTTATCAGGCTCAAAGAACAAAAACAAGAtagaaacaagttg GACCCAG aaatggaCATCACTAAGGAGATGATTGGCCTAGGATTTTCCTTGCTGTAAGGAGCTAACGACACGGTATCAGTTGACACTTTAGCAAGTTTTACCATGCACTTACTGTCCCTCCACCCGGAATGTCAGGAGCGAATTAGACAAGAGGTGGATGCGGTCATGAAAAAGCACAACACTACAGAATTCACTTACGAGGTTGTTCGCGATCTTCACTTCCTGGACCAGTGTCTACAGG AGACTGCACGTTTGTACCCAAGTGTCTGTGCCTTGACGAGAGTTTGTACCGAGAACTTGACGCTGCCCGGCACTGATTACACTTTCAAAAAAGGCGAGCGGATAATTGTCGATCCTTATTCCATCCACCGCGATCCGGAATACTTTGGGAACCCGGATACTTTTGACCCGGACCGTTTCAGCCCGGAGAACAGAGATAGTAAATCGATTGACGCTTTCCTTGGCTTCGGCAAAGGACCCCGAAAATGTCCTG GTTACAAGGTTGGTTTCCTGATGGCGTagactctgattggctctctggTGCACAAGTACGAAGTGAGATCACGCTCTCACACGAAGCAGATGGATGCCTACGATTTCCATCCGCTGAGTTTCGCCATCGTCCTCAAAGACGACGTCCTCGTCGACGTAGTTCCCCGAGAGGTTCTCGCCAACTGA